From Streptomyces griseorubiginosus, one genomic window encodes:
- a CDS encoding PPOX class F420-dependent oxidoreductase: protein MIFVYEVNGKVEGHIRERLLAPNFWHLATVGPDGAPQVSPMWADLEGEYVMVNTAIGRVKEENLRRNPNVSLSHHDPENPYDRVEIRGRVVRFVEGEEADRSMDRLTRKYIGEDRYPWLLEGERRVMLLIEPVRVRRVVGVEPFRPGVLPGT from the coding sequence GTGATCTTCGTGTACGAAGTGAATGGCAAGGTAGAGGGGCATATTCGCGAGCGCTTGCTGGCGCCGAACTTCTGGCATCTCGCGACGGTCGGTCCGGATGGAGCGCCGCAGGTCTCGCCCATGTGGGCGGATCTCGAAGGTGAGTACGTCATGGTCAACACGGCGATCGGGCGGGTGAAGGAGGAAAACCTGCGGCGCAATCCGAACGTCTCCCTCTCCCACCACGACCCCGAGAACCCCTACGACCGCGTCGAGATCCGGGGCCGGGTCGTCCGCTTCGTCGAGGGCGAGGAGGCGGACCGCTCCATGGACCGCCTCACCCGGAAGTACATCGGCGAGGACCGGTACCCGTGGCTCCTGGAGGGCGAACGGCGGGTGATGCTGCTGATCGAACCGGTGCGGGTGCGGAGGGTGGTGGGGGTCGAGCCGTTCCGCCCCGGGGTGCTGCCGGGGACGTGA
- a CDS encoding helix-turn-helix transcriptional regulator: protein MRRPPALPNQPGPPFDHLTARRLRVALDMGPEHVAYGLRVSYGLPYVTPDLVVAWERGIVCPTSPELTALAGVLWCSPGELIGRPRTLREHRVARGIAPEDVARAVGLELLAYLSMEEHDEWRGTDRQSTALADLLELTLPDFVAVTGREKRLAECLRGAVGTRWQAYVRQVARIVPLDRRLVEDTLQELHRQYQGQMVSTLSWGGGGDRAGEAGRDFLDQIVERFWEAVERRP, encoded by the coding sequence GTGCGCCGACCCCCAGCCCTGCCGAACCAGCCCGGACCCCCCTTCGACCACCTCACCGCCCGCAGACTCCGTGTCGCCCTCGACATGGGGCCCGAGCACGTGGCCTACGGGCTGCGCGTCTCCTACGGGCTCCCCTACGTCACCCCGGATCTCGTCGTCGCCTGGGAGCGCGGCATCGTGTGTCCCACCAGTCCGGAACTCACCGCTCTCGCGGGCGTGTTGTGGTGCTCCCCCGGTGAACTCATCGGCCGCCCCCGCACCCTGCGCGAGCACCGCGTCGCCCGCGGCATCGCCCCCGAGGACGTGGCCCGTGCCGTCGGGCTCGAACTGCTCGCCTACCTGAGCATGGAGGAACACGACGAGTGGCGCGGCACCGACCGCCAGTCCACCGCCCTCGCCGACCTGCTGGAGCTGACCCTGCCCGACTTCGTGGCCGTCACGGGGCGCGAGAAACGGCTCGCCGAGTGTCTGCGCGGCGCGGTCGGCACGCGCTGGCAGGCCTACGTCCGGCAGGTCGCCAGGATCGTGCCCCTGGACCGGCGTCTGGTGGAGGACACCCTCCAGGAACTGCACCGGCAGTACCAGGGGCAGATGGTGTCCACCCTGAGCTGGGGCGGTGGCGGCGATCGCGCCGGCGAGGCCGGCCGGGATTTCCTGGACCAGATCGTGGAGCGATTCTGGGAAGCGGTCGAGAGACGGCCGTAA
- a CDS encoding ATP-dependent 6-phosphofructokinase, whose amino-acid sequence MRIGVLTAGGDCPGLNAVIRSVVHRAVDNYGDEVIGFEDGYSGLLDGRYRALDLDSVSGILARGGTILGSSRLERDRLREACESASDMIHEFGIDALIPIGGEGTLTAARMLFDAGLPVVGVPKTIDNDISSTDRTFGFDTAVGVATEAMDRLKTTAESHQRVMVVEVMGRHAGWIALESGMAAGAHGICLPERPFDPADLVKMVEERFARGKKFAVVCVAEGAHPAEGTMDYGTGEIDKFGHERFQGIGTALAYELERRLGKEAKPVILGHVQRGGVPTAYDRVLATRFGWHAVEAAHRGEFGRMTALKGTDIVMVPLAEAVTELKTVPKDRMDEAESVF is encoded by the coding sequence ATGCGCATCGGAGTTCTCACCGCAGGCGGCGACTGCCCCGGCCTGAACGCCGTGATCCGGTCGGTCGTGCACCGCGCGGTCGACAACTACGGCGACGAGGTCATCGGCTTCGAGGACGGCTACTCCGGCCTGCTCGACGGCCGCTACCGCGCCCTCGACCTGGACAGCGTCAGCGGCATCCTGGCCCGCGGCGGCACCATCCTCGGCTCCTCCCGGCTGGAGCGGGACCGGCTGCGCGAGGCGTGCGAGAGCGCCTCCGACATGATCCACGAGTTCGGCATCGACGCGCTGATCCCGATCGGCGGCGAGGGCACGCTGACGGCGGCCCGCATGCTGTTCGACGCCGGTCTGCCGGTCGTCGGCGTCCCGAAGACGATCGACAACGACATCTCCTCCACTGACCGCACCTTCGGCTTCGACACCGCTGTCGGCGTCGCCACCGAGGCGATGGACCGCCTCAAGACCACCGCCGAGTCGCACCAGCGCGTGATGGTCGTCGAGGTCATGGGCCGGCACGCGGGCTGGATCGCCCTGGAGTCCGGCATGGCCGCCGGCGCCCACGGCATCTGCCTGCCCGAGCGCCCCTTCGACCCGGCCGACCTGGTCAAGATGGTCGAGGAGCGCTTCGCCCGCGGCAAGAAGTTCGCGGTCGTCTGCGTCGCCGAGGGCGCCCACCCCGCCGAGGGCACCATGGACTACGGCACCGGCGAGATCGACAAGTTCGGCCACGAGCGCTTCCAGGGCATCGGTACGGCCCTGGCGTACGAGCTGGAGCGGCGGCTCGGCAAGGAGGCCAAGCCGGTCATCCTCGGCCACGTCCAGCGCGGTGGCGTACCCACCGCCTACGACCGGGTCCTCGCCACCCGCTTCGGCTGGCACGCGGTGGAGGCCGCGCACCGGGGCGAGTTCGGCCGGATGACCGCGCTCAAGGGCACCGACATCGTGATGGTGCCGCTCGCGGAGGCGGTCACCGAGCTGAAGACGGTCCCGAAGGACCGGATGGACGAGGCGGAATCGGTCTTCTAA
- the pta gene encoding phosphate acetyltransferase produces the protein MTRSVYVTGIDRGDGRQVVELGVMELLTRQVDRVGVFRPLVHHSPDRLFELLRARYRLSQDPATVYGLDYHEASALQAERGTDELVSTLVDRFHLVAREYDVVLVLGTDFADTQLPDELSLNARLANEFGASVIPVVGGRKQPAESVLAETRNAYRAYEGLGCDVLAMVTNRVAREDRDEIVERLSGRVPVPCYVVPDEPALAAPTVAQIGQALGAKVILGDDSGLARDALDFVFGGAMLPNFLNALTPGCLVVTPGDRADLVVGSLAAHSAGTPPIAGVLLTLDEVPSDEVLTLAARLAPGTPVLSVAGTSFPTAAELFALEGKLNAATPRKAEMALGLFERYADTAELARRVSAPSSDRLTPMMFEHQLLETARSDRRRVVLPEGTEPRVLHAAEVLLRRGVCDLTLLGPVDQIRKKAADLGIDLGDCQLIDPATSELRDTFAEKYAAFRAHKGVTVELAYDVVSDVNYFGTLMVQEGLADGMVSGSVHSTAATIRPAFEIIKTKPDADIVSSVFFMCLADKVLVYGDCAVNPDPNAVQLADIAIQSAATAEQFGVEPRIAMLSYSTGTSGSGADVDKVREATELVRSRRPDLKIEGPIQYDAAVEPTVAETKLPESDVAGQATVLIFPDLNTGNNTYKAVQRSAGAIAVGPVLQGLRKPVNDLSRGALVSDIVNTVAITAIQAQNPAASTASTEKASAQ, from the coding sequence GTGACCCGCAGCGTGTACGTGACCGGGATCGACCGCGGCGACGGCCGCCAGGTCGTCGAGCTGGGGGTCATGGAGCTGCTGACCCGCCAGGTCGACCGGGTGGGGGTGTTCCGGCCGCTGGTGCACCACAGTCCCGACCGGCTCTTCGAGCTGCTGCGCGCCCGCTACCGGCTCTCCCAGGACCCGGCCACCGTCTACGGCCTCGACTACCACGAGGCGTCCGCGCTCCAGGCCGAGCGCGGCACCGACGAGCTGGTCTCCACCCTTGTGGACCGCTTCCACCTGGTGGCCCGCGAGTACGACGTCGTCCTGGTGCTCGGCACCGACTTCGCCGACACCCAGCTCCCCGACGAGCTCTCCCTCAACGCCCGGCTCGCCAACGAGTTCGGCGCCTCCGTGATCCCGGTCGTGGGCGGCCGCAAGCAGCCCGCCGAGTCGGTGCTGGCGGAGACCCGCAACGCCTACCGGGCCTACGAGGGCCTCGGCTGTGACGTGCTCGCCATGGTCACCAACCGGGTGGCCAGGGAGGACCGCGACGAGATCGTCGAGCGGCTCTCGGGCCGGGTGCCGGTGCCCTGCTACGTCGTACCGGACGAGCCCGCGCTCGCCGCGCCCACCGTCGCCCAGATCGGCCAGGCCCTCGGCGCGAAGGTGATCCTCGGCGACGACTCCGGGCTCGCCCGGGACGCGCTGGACTTCGTCTTCGGCGGCGCGATGCTGCCGAACTTCCTGAACGCCCTGACCCCGGGCTGCCTGGTGGTCACCCCGGGCGACCGCGCGGACCTGGTCGTGGGCTCGCTCGCCGCGCACAGCGCCGGGACCCCGCCGATAGCCGGCGTGCTGCTCACCCTGGACGAGGTGCCGAGCGACGAGGTCCTCACCCTCGCCGCGCGCCTCGCCCCCGGCACCCCGGTGCTCTCGGTCGCGGGCACCAGCTTTCCTACCGCCGCCGAACTCTTCGCGCTGGAAGGCAAGTTGAACGCGGCCACCCCGCGCAAGGCGGAGATGGCGCTCGGTCTGTTCGAGCGGTACGCCGACACCGCCGAACTCGCCCGCAGGGTCTCCGCGCCCAGCAGCGACCGCCTCACCCCGATGATGTTCGAGCACCAGCTCCTGGAGACGGCCCGCTCCGACAGGCGCAGGGTCGTGCTGCCCGAGGGCACCGAGCCGCGCGTCCTGCACGCCGCCGAGGTGCTGCTGCGCCGCGGCGTCTGCGACCTGACCCTGCTCGGCCCGGTCGACCAGATCCGCAAGAAGGCCGCCGACCTCGGCATCGACCTCGGCGACTGCCAGTTGATCGACCCGGCGACCAGCGAGCTGCGCGACACCTTCGCCGAGAAGTACGCGGCTTTCCGGGCCCACAAGGGCGTGACCGTCGAGCTCGCCTACGACGTCGTCTCCGACGTGAACTACTTCGGCACGCTGATGGTCCAGGAGGGTCTCGCCGACGGCATGGTGTCGGGTTCCGTGCACTCCACGGCGGCCACCATCCGCCCGGCCTTCGAGATCATCAAGACCAAGCCGGACGCCGACATCGTGTCGTCGGTCTTCTTCATGTGCCTCGCCGACAAGGTGCTGGTGTACGGCGACTGCGCGGTGAACCCGGACCCGAACGCCGTGCAGCTCGCCGACATCGCCATCCAGTCGGCCGCGACCGCCGAGCAGTTCGGCGTGGAGCCGCGGATCGCGATGCTGTCGTACTCCACGGGCACCTCCGGGTCGGGCGCCGACGTGGACAAGGTGCGCGAGGCCACCGAGCTGGTGCGTTCCCGCCGGCCCGACCTCAAGATCGAGGGGCCGATCCAGTACGACGCCGCGGTCGAGCCGACCGTCGCGGAGACCAAGCTGCCGGAGTCGGACGTGGCCGGGCAGGCGACGGTGCTGATCTTCCCGGACCTCAACACCGGCAACAACACCTACAAGGCGGTGCAGCGTTCGGCCGGCGCGATCGCCGTCGGCCCGGTGCTGCAGGGCCTGCGCAAGCCCGTCAACGACCTGTCCCGGGGCGCCCTGGTCTCGGACATCGTCAACACCGTCGCCATCACGGCGATCCAGGCCCAGAACCCGGCCGCTTCGACCGCTTCGACCGAGAAGGCTTCCGCCCAGTGA
- a CDS encoding acetate kinase: MSATRVLVLNSGSSSVKYQLLDMRDSGRLATGLVERIGERSSRLKHTPLGGESREWTGPIADHEAALKAVAEELAKDGLGLDSPELAAIGHRVVHGGKTFTEPTVIDEAVLAEIERLIPVAPLHNPANLTGIRTARALRPDLPQVAVFDTAFHTTMPESAARYAIDVETADAHRIRRYGFHGTSHAYVSRATAKLLGKSPEEVNVIVLHLGNGASASAVRGGRCVDTSMGLTPLEGLVMGTRSGDMDPAVIFHLMRVGKMSTDEIDTLLNKKSGLIGLCGDNDMREIRRRVDEGDEQAKLAFDIYIHRLKKYIGAYYAVLGRVDAIAFTAGVGENAAPVREAAVAGLEELGLLLDPERNAVRADGPRLISRENSRVTIAVVPTDEELEIATQTYALVGDN, translated from the coding sequence GTGAGCGCCACCCGCGTCCTCGTCCTCAACTCCGGTTCCTCGTCGGTGAAGTACCAGCTGCTCGACATGCGGGACAGCGGCCGGCTGGCGACGGGGCTCGTCGAGCGCATCGGCGAGCGGTCCTCGCGGCTCAAGCACACGCCCCTGGGGGGCGAGTCCCGTGAGTGGACCGGCCCGATCGCGGATCACGAGGCCGCGCTGAAGGCCGTGGCGGAGGAACTGGCGAAGGACGGGCTCGGCCTGGACTCCCCCGAGCTCGCCGCCATCGGCCACCGTGTGGTGCACGGCGGCAAGACCTTCACCGAGCCGACCGTGATCGACGAAGCCGTGCTCGCCGAGATCGAGCGGCTGATCCCGGTCGCCCCGCTGCACAACCCGGCCAACCTCACCGGTATCCGCACCGCGCGGGCGCTGCGCCCGGACCTGCCCCAGGTCGCCGTGTTCGACACCGCGTTCCACACCACGATGCCGGAGTCGGCCGCGCGGTACGCGATCGACGTGGAGACCGCCGACGCCCACCGCATCCGGCGCTACGGCTTCCACGGCACCTCGCACGCGTACGTGTCCCGGGCGACGGCGAAGCTGCTGGGGAAGTCACCGGAAGAGGTGAACGTGATCGTGCTGCACCTCGGCAACGGGGCGTCCGCCTCGGCCGTGCGGGGCGGGCGGTGCGTGGACACGTCCATGGGGCTGACCCCCTTGGAGGGGCTCGTGATGGGTACGCGCTCGGGAGACATGGACCCCGCCGTCATCTTCCATTTGATGCGCGTTGGCAAAATGTCCACGGACGAGATCGACACTCTTCTCAACAAGAAGAGCGGGTTGATCGGGTTGTGCGGGGACAACGACATGCGGGAGATCCGCCGCCGGGTGGACGAGGGTGACGAACAGGCGAAGCTCGCATTCGACATCTACATTCACCGGTTGAAGAAGTACATCGGCGCCTATTACGCGGTGCTCGGCCGGGTGGACGCGATCGCGTTCACGGCCGGGGTCGGGGAGAACGCGGCACCGGTGCGGGAGGCCGCCGTGGCGGGCCTGGAGGAGCTGGGACTGCTCCTCGACCCGGAGCGGAACGCCGTACGCGCGGACGGGCCGCGACTGATCTCGCGGGAGAACTCGCGAGTAACCATCGCGGTGGTGCCGACCGACGAAGAATTGGAAATCGCGACCCAGACTTACGCACTGGTCGGAGACAACTGA
- the pyk gene encoding pyruvate kinase yields the protein MRRSKIVCTLGPAVDSHEQLVSLIEAGMNVARFNFSHGSHAEHQGRYDRVRAAAKETGRAIGVLADLQGPKIRLETFAEGPVELERGDEFVITVEDVPGDKTICGTTYKGLPGDVSRGDQILINDGNVELKVLDVEGPRVRTIVIEGGVVSDHKGINLPGAAVNVPALSEKDVEDLRFALRMGCDMVALSFVRDARDVDDVHKVMDEEGRRVPVIAKVEKPQAVDNMEGVVMAFDAVMVARGDLAVEYPLEKVPMVQKRLIELCRRNAKPVIVATQMMESMITNSRPTRAEASDVANAILDGADAVMLSAESSVGAYPIETVKTMSKIVVAAEQELMSKGLQPLVPGKKPRTQGGSVARAACEIADFLGGRGLVAFTQSGDTARRLSRYRAEQPIIAFTTDENTRNQLTLSWGVESHVVPFVNTTDEMVDMVDQEIAKINRFNPGEIVIITAGSPPGVPGTTNMLRVHHIGGTAK from the coding sequence ATGCGCCGTTCGAAAATCGTTTGTACTCTCGGCCCCGCGGTCGACTCCCACGAGCAGCTGGTCTCGTTGATCGAGGCCGGCATGAACGTGGCCCGTTTCAACTTCAGCCACGGCTCGCACGCCGAGCACCAGGGGCGGTACGACCGCGTCCGTGCCGCCGCCAAGGAGACCGGCCGGGCCATCGGTGTCCTCGCCGACCTCCAGGGCCCGAAGATCCGCCTGGAGACCTTCGCCGAGGGTCCGGTCGAGCTGGAGCGCGGTGACGAGTTCGTCATCACCGTCGAGGACGTCCCGGGTGACAAGACCATCTGCGGCACGACCTACAAGGGGCTGCCCGGTGACGTCTCCCGCGGCGACCAGATCCTCATCAACGACGGCAACGTCGAGCTGAAGGTCCTGGACGTCGAGGGCCCCCGGGTCCGGACGATCGTCATCGAGGGCGGTGTCGTCTCCGACCACAAGGGCATCAACCTGCCCGGCGCGGCGGTCAACGTCCCCGCGCTGAGCGAGAAGGACGTCGAGGACCTCCGCTTCGCGCTGCGCATGGGCTGCGACATGGTCGCGCTGTCCTTCGTGCGGGACGCCAGGGACGTCGACGATGTCCACAAGGTGATGGACGAGGAGGGCCGCCGGGTCCCCGTCATCGCCAAGGTGGAGAAGCCGCAGGCGGTGGACAACATGGAGGGTGTCGTGATGGCGTTCGACGCCGTCATGGTGGCCCGCGGCGACCTGGCCGTCGAGTACCCGCTCGAGAAGGTCCCGATGGTGCAGAAGCGCCTCATCGAGCTGTGCCGCCGCAACGCCAAGCCGGTGATCGTGGCGACCCAGATGATGGAGTCGATGATCACCAACTCCCGCCCGACCCGCGCCGAGGCCTCCGACGTGGCCAACGCGATCCTGGACGGCGCGGACGCGGTCATGCTGTCCGCGGAGTCCTCGGTCGGCGCCTACCCGATCGAGACCGTGAAGACGATGTCGAAGATCGTCGTGGCGGCCGAGCAGGAGCTGATGTCGAAGGGCCTGCAGCCGCTGGTCCCCGGCAAGAAGCCCCGCACGCAGGGCGGTTCGGTCGCCCGCGCGGCCTGCGAGATCGCCGACTTCCTCGGCGGCCGCGGCCTGGTGGCCTTCACCCAGTCCGGCGACACCGCCCGCCGCCTCTCGCGCTACCGCGCCGAGCAGCCGATCATCGCCTTCACCACCGACGAGAACACCCGCAACCAGCTCACCCTCAGCTGGGGCGTGGAGTCCCACGTGGTCCCCTTCGTCAACACCACGGACGAGATGGTCGACATGGTCGACCAGGAGATCGCCAAGATCAACCGCTTCAACCCGGGCGAGATCGTCATCATCACCGCGGGCTCCCCTCCGGGCGTCCCGGGCACCACGAACATGCTCCGCGTCCACCACATCGGGGGCACGGCGAAGTAG